In Notolabrus celidotus isolate fNotCel1 chromosome 22, fNotCel1.pri, whole genome shotgun sequence, the genomic stretch acaattagggttagggttagagttagggttagggttagggttataacgTATGAAACACCTTCAGGGGaccaaaattaaagaaaatatatcagctgttttataGCTGTCATTTAGACTTTCAGAAGGGACCCTTTAAGATGCTCTGCCCCCTTTGCAATGAGAGTCTAGCTCCGCCCCTGGCCGAGACCCTTTTCGATCAgcctgttttatgtttttttgtaatGATTGCGATTGTGacattttctgctgctgctgttcgaAATagaattactcattcattcatttatttactataaagtgcttccacaaaatcttgtgggaggatagggcttaaattgaagggaaatgtaggaacacaagacctcattttgaaaatatcCTAGAAATGTTGGAACATTGGGATGACCCCATGACTTCAATCCCAAGAAATTTGACTCACTGACATCAAGATTGTGCAAAGACTAGAGGTGTCTGGCATAACTTTAACAACATACTCTGCTTGTGCTTTCTGGATTAGCATCGCAAGCATACAGGCAGATATCAACGCAATTTTTCGCCCCATGCTTCCAGAGTCTGCAGCTTTCCTCAAGCTAACTTCTGCGTGAAAGCAACATATCGTCCAGCTTTGCATCACGTTCTCCTGGGACGTAGTTAAAGTGGAGTCCAGTCAGTGTTTTCAATGCACACAGTTAGCGGCTTTGTATTTGGTGCTTGAGAGAGCACATGTACCGGTCCTTGAGGATATATACGTCCATTGAAAGCTATGACTAAAAAACTCGGATTCTATTTCATAGTTTCAGTTTATCAGAGCATAATCCTACACAGCCCCCCTCCTACGAATTTGAGTCTTTCATTGAAAACATGTCTGCATTGTGTAAATCCCTTGAGATAGACTTTGGgcatttcctgtctttgttaGCTTTAATAGACTTCCTCGTTACCAGCCTCAGGTGACTGCAACACATTGACAAAAATGTCCCAAACTGAAAAAAGGACTTATTGACTTTGAAAACTACGCCTGCATTTAGTGAAGGCGAAATCAACACACAGCATTGTGCAACTAACTAtgcatttcctgcatgtgtCACTGCCTTCTATACAGCGTCTCAGGATtagttggagtttgtcagaTAAAGTTTGGACACCATCTTAATACTCTCCTTAACTTGCTCTGTGTTCACTTAATGCTCTGTCTGAGATCAATGTGTTTCTGCTTCTGATAAAACTTAGAGAATTTGTTGAAGATGTTTGTGATGGGCAGAGCGACAATCAGCAGCCCACAGACGATACACAGAGTTCCTATCAGCTTCCCGGCCAGAGTAACAGGAAAGGTGTCACCGTAGCCCACCGTAGTCATACTAATGGTGGCCCACCACCAGCATATGGGGACGGTCTGCAGCTGTGACTCATTAGATTCCCGTTCTGCAAAGTAAATGAGAACAGAAAACGTGGAAATGCCGACAAACAAGAAAAGCACCAGCTGTCCGATTTCGTTGGCGCTGTGTAGCAGCGTGGCGCCAAGAGAGCGGAGACCGGCTGAGTGACGTGCGAGTTTCAGGATACGAAACACTCGCATCAACCTCAAGATCTGCACCACTTTGCCCACATTCTCCAGTTCTGTGTTCTCCCCTTCGTCCATTGGACCATAGGCTAAAGTGACGTAGAAGGGAAGGATTGACATCAAGTCGATGATGTTCAGCATGTTGCACAAGAACTTCCTAGCTGATGGTGCGACAGCCAAACGGAGGATAAACTCTGCAGAGAAGTACAGAACACAGACGGTCTCAAAGAAAGTCAACACCAGGTTTTCAACCTTCGGCTCATTGGGATCCTTCTCATGAGAGTCTGGGATGCTGTGGACGCACATGGCAATAATAGAGATGATGACAACACTAAGGGATGCAATGGCTATAACTTTGGCTGAAGTGGAGTGACCTGGATTCTCAAGACGGATCCAAATGTTCCTCCGATAATCTGCACACCAGGAGCCCTCGAACATTTCTACATCGTCCTCTGAAGCCGACAGAGTCTCGATAGACGATTCTGAGCCATTGAGCTGCACATCATCACTCCTCTGATCCCACCTGTTATCCTCAGCTTGCTCCATCAGCTCATAGAATTTATTTGTGCAGCAGCAATCCAGGTAGCGCTCTTTGATGCCCCAGTACTCGATCTCTTGAGTAAAAGACACGATGCACAACCCGTCCACCAGGTGCATTTTGCCCGTGAGGTAAAAGTTGAGAACGTAGCAGAAGAAACGTGGATTCCGGTCGAAGTAGTACTCCATCCCAGAGGGACTGAAGTCATCGCAGAGCTCCAGGATCGCTTCTttggagctgcagcagagaaggCGACCGAGACGCGTCTGCGGGAACCTTCTCAGGACGTCGTGCTCCATCCGCTGTCTGAAACCACCGACATTGACGGTGATGCAGCAGTCATCAGGGCTATGTGGACCGAGGATCTGTCCGTACGCCATGACGGAGCCGGATCAGATGCTGATCTGATGCCTCTGGTGGAAATCTCAGAGGCTCTGTTGCCTGCACACAGAGAAACTGAAATTAGCACACCTCATGCTTTCTTGTTTGTCATCCGATCACATTGAAGTGTTTTATGTCGCGGCTGTGAAGCATCGAGTTGCATTTGGTTTTCTATGACATCCTATGGTGGATGGTTAACAACAGCAACACTTTCTGAGGAggctttatttacagtctacagATAACAGGGTTCTTTTGTCCTCAGTAGAGCTGATTGGTAAAATGAGCAACTTCCAGTATCTAGtatcaataaaacaaagtcaTCAGGTTAAAGAAGAATAAATCACGTTTTCAGGCTTGTCTTAATTGATATATGTTTCAGGCATTATAATGTGTGTAAAGTAGGGTATGAAAAAGAGTGAATTAAGCATGTTTTGGATCTGAACAACTGTCTTTAGTTTTCAGAGGAAGGTGTTGGATAAATTAGGACATACTCCCAGAAGTTTTATAATCAAATGAACctgtgtatttttgtattattttgtcttttcagGATTACATCAAGATGGCAAGGATGTACCAAAAATCCAGCTTCAGTGGATGTCCCGACAAAAGCAGCGAAGCATGTAAGAGTCGAGGTCTATTTGTTCTGCGTGGTACACCAGAAAAGCAAATCTCTGAAGATTTCTGGTGACAAAACGGAGTTTAAGATATGCAACCTGAAGACAGGTATGCAAGTTTGCACCCTGAAAACTGGAAGGAGCAAAAGAGAGGTCAGTCTGTgtagaataaacaaacaacagttcCTTCCTGATTGCTTTCAGGGTTTCACTAAATTTGTAATAAGTCCATCACTGAACATGCAGAGGTGACATCTCTTGAGCTGACAGGAAGTTGGCAAAGTTTGTCTGAATGTCTTTTATGTCTTGTTTTCAAATAGGATCAGAACAGGATTTGTAATGATATGGATCTAGAGTCTTAAAATAGATAAGTGTTTTTGTTCGGGAGGAAAGTCCAAAGGTTTCACTCTCTTCAACATGCCTCAATGCTGAGTTTACCCTGGACAAATGTGCCACAGGACTAACTTCTTGTGAGAATTATCAGCCTGAAACTAAAGTAATTTAACTTTTGTGGATATGTATGAAAGCttgttgcttgtttttattatatttcacaCTCTTGTTTTGCAGAATGATGCATTAATGTGAATgtgactcactctctctcctctcctgcgcATGTGTATGCAAAAACTGCCAAATGCCATTAAGATTTTCAATCACATATGTTACATTACAAATTAAGTAACATAATTTAGACAGAAACGACTCAGTATGTTGATATCAAAGATTAAGAACAACACTAACCTGGTGAAATTATGATACGAGTGCAGCACTGTGACAAAGTCACAGTGCGTCATGTCTTTACATGCAAACATTGTCTTTGTCCACAGTCATCCACACCTGAAGTCTCTCCTGCGTGTCGCTCTAAAACAAGAAGCACTGTCTTACTTGTATTGTGTTACGCGCGGAGAGCTAGCGTTTCAAATTGCTGCGAAACGACATGCCAAGGTCAGATTTGACAcgttttttctgctgcagcaaCACAAGTGTTTCAGACTCGTTCGTGCACTCAAATATAGAGCTAAACACACTTTATGAGTTAAATAGAAAAGCATTAGGAACCGCACTGATGCATCCAAAAGTGGTGCAGAATTCCTTTGCGCGTTCGGGTCATGGGGTGCAGTAAGAGGACAACATATCCAGTTCATGCGTAAACGTAAAGTAAAGGCTTACCTGTGCATGGTGAAGATGTCCTGTGTGTAGTTCATCTCTTTTAGTCTGAGGTCCACTGTACATTGCAGAGTGAGCGCAGCGCAGGGTGGACCACAGCTTCCAACAGGACAATGGATCACCAGCTGGCACATCATCCCCACTAACAGGCTGTTAAACTTTGGTGTGTGGAGTGTTGTCAGTGTGCAGGCTGCGCCCTGCTTATTTAAGGAGGGTCTATTTATCTctgttaatatttaatgtttctttggGCTAAGTGCTCACATTGTTCTTTGAGGGCAGCTTCTTGTTTCTCGTTTGTTTGCATCTTCTTGTGGGTGTGCTCTGTGACATCTGTTTGCTGGgctgctttcttcttttttttttacattaaacaataaacaataaactttaGGGAGGCTGCAGAACTGAAACACAACAGGAGGCAGTTGTATAAGGCATCAAAGAAATACAAactatttaaaataaatcagacagTAAAATTAGGCTTTTAGAATCTTAATTTGTAGCAGCCTCAGTCAAAGCAAACAGTTTTAAATAATGCAGATCTTGTTTTAATGCAGGACCTAATGCCCATGCAGCAAAGGGAAGACCAAAAGGGTGCAGGAAAGTTAGAGAAGATTTATGATATGCAGCATGATAAAAAGCAGAATGCTGTTCTTCACAGTTTTTTGTTCGAGACAGAAATAGATGGAGTTTATTAGTGTTCATCAGGCAGGGCTGCGTTAGAACATGCTGTTCAAAAACTCAGAAGTTGTTTGGGGCCACAGTCAGCATCTTCAAACACAAGCACTGTCTGTCAAGTGCATGATTTAAATGAATGCTTCATATTAACAAAACAGCCCAGTGTATTGAAGTGATGGTCCTTATTCTTAGTTTTTAGCTTTTAGTCACTGGAAGTAATAAATAAGACAAATCTGTAGATGAAATAATGGTTGAATTATCTCCCAGTTACAGAAGCCCTAAagggacatgattaaatatattttattttcttgttatctCGAGATCTCTACTCATTTTTCTCTCTAATTGGATCATTTATCTCGTTTTATCCAGAGAACAAAGctcgttttttgtttttgatcttcaacctgtaagataaatgtctcataacaaaatctatttttatttcataaattTTATTAACAAAGGAAAgtaatgtatttaatcatgtccctTTAGGGCTttactcagggttcccactcttttccagagatcattttccaggacattttcattgatgatcaagctggtatgacagtctaaatttagttcctaatttagttcttaaacagtctaatatgttcctatcagtggaagtctacattgaaagacgtgcagtctacggctatccatgaaatcatctcttacatgcttaaaaattatggcaaattaattatagaacaatacAACCACAGAGGTACAGCACTTcaatttattagtgcaaccaagtaacaatgatggccaactctcatctcagctttctcttttctcaaaaaatatacaattagctaagtaaaaaacaatagagccagcaaaggactctggaagctgccttactgaaataaataaataaataataataataaaaataatattcagaggatcagtgcataaattgacttaaatagaactgaatgataAAAATGGCCACAGATGTTGAATgggcatgtgttttttttatccttgtCAGGTCacatgcagtcatgttggaataattttccaggacaatctgtgattttcaaggacattttacattttctcccattgtccaggtgttttccagtactggaaaactggtcaactgttttccaggttttccaggatgcgtgggaaccctgtttagTACAATGCTACAACTTCAGAGGAAATATCCTAACTGCAGATATTTA encodes the following:
- the LOC117806312 gene encoding potassium voltage-gated channel subfamily S member 3-like, which translates into the protein MAYGQILGPHSPDDCCITVNVGGFRQRMEHDVLRRFPQTRLGRLLCCSSKEAILELCDDFSPSGMEYYFDRNPRFFCYVLNFYLTGKMHLVDGLCIVSFTQEIEYWGIKERYLDCCCTNKFYELMEQAEDNRWDQRSDDVQLNGSESSIETLSASEDDVEMFEGSWCADYRRNIWIRLENPGHSTSAKVIAIASLSVVIISIIAMCVHSIPDSHEKDPNEPKVENLVLTFFETVCVLYFSAEFILRLAVAPSARKFLCNMLNIIDLMSILPFYVTLAYGPMDEGENTELENVGKVVQILRLMRVFRILKLARHSAGLRSLGATLLHSANEIGQLVLFLFVGISTFSVLIYFAERESNESQLQTVPICWWWATISMTTVGYGDTFPVTLAGKLIGTLCIVCGLLIVALPITNIFNKFSKFYQKQKHIDLRQSIK